From Triplophysa dalaica isolate WHDGS20190420 chromosome 24, ASM1584641v1, whole genome shotgun sequence:
gaaaaaagaaaaagtatattttttaattatttgcacaattatagttgtgtttataaaactaataaaaaacaaacacacatgccgattaaaagatattttaagattaTGAGAAAAGTTGCATTTGAGTGACgctaaacatttaaacagtattgtatactgtatgtacaatgtattacatttaatatgtcatgtataatataatgtaatttacattCTGTGTAGTGTTCAAGACAAGTTCTCAAAAgtgcaaagaaaacacaaagcacACAATGCGAACTACACGATCTACCCGTTTGTACATTGAATTTAATGTAAAGCCTGAATGTAAAGAGAAATCGTTGTATAGCcatttataaattaaagttGTTATTAAAGTCAATCTGTAAGCATAAGTAACCCGGCGGTTCTTATCGCCCCCTAGAGGTCGCGTTTCAAACTGCAGAAATGTATCAGCTCGTCCCATGATGCACCGCGCCGTCAACGGCTTCAGTCATTCAAGCAGTTCAGTTCTGGTGTTGTGAGAGCGTCCGATCGGTTAGGCCATCTGGGCTCGGGTAACCTGCGTCCCGAACCGGACCGGACCCTGAACGGAGGGGTTTAATTCAGACCTTTTGCGACGAACTTTACCGTCCATGTTTCGGGACTCGCCGGTCGTTGACGGGAAGCGAGCGTTTGGGCGGCAGAAGCGGTGCTGTCAGCGGAGATACAACAGCAGAAATCCTTCAATACAGAGACTGCACGTATAATTCACCGACTGAGAACTTAACTGTGGCATTGTTAACAAGTCTAAAGCAGCTTCATGGATTTAGAAACCGGAAGAAACGAACTGGGGGCAATGGGGGACGCGCTACAACCGCAGACCCCAAGCCGACACGAGAAAAGTCTCGGGCTCCTCACCACCAAATTTGTGACTCTTCTTCAGGAAGCAAAGGACGGTGTCCTGGACCTTAAAGCTGTAAGCACGAGATGAACTCTGCACGTGCATCATCACCAccaccatcatcaccatcatGCTTTCAGTATTGCGCTCGCAGCCTGTTGCCACTTTAGTTTTTATTACGTTACATGTGAAAAGACACGCAAAGTTTGGTTGTTTTATGCTAAAGCAGCGCCGAAAAGTTGTTAAAGCTGCGTTTCGTCGCAACGGAGGAAGGGGGTTGCGTGCACGACCCCTATTTCAACTCCCCCGATTGCTAAGCTCGTGCAAAGTAGTTCCTCGTCTTTTAAACCGGGCGAGCAAGCTAACAGGTTGGACGTGTAATGTCAACACCGTTGGCACGGCAAAACATCTCGTTTTCATGGCCGTGTTCGAGAAAAGAAACATCCGTGCCCGTCtaaaaagtgaaacaaaagcaTTCAAAACAAGCACGTGCTCCCGAGTTTGTGCTCGGGGATGGTTTAGGCCAGACGCAAGCTTTTTGTGAGATGTGACTGTAATGCGTTGCTTTTCTGGGGTTAAATTGAATATAACACGTCCGAAATCATTTATAAGATGTTTTTGATTGTTTACACTTTAAAACAACCATACATGACAGAACATGGTAGTTAATGTCGAATAAGCAACTTAACGTGAAATCGCATCAAGTTGCTTGTCAACTTTTCTGGCTGTATTTGTTAGTTTGAAGTCTTTGCACGTTATGCAAAACGCATGAAATGTGAAGCAGGATTTGTTGCGTTGTTAGATAGTTATGTATTGATGTGACAATGAGAAGAATAAGACATTTTGATCTTCactgtttgtgaatgtgttaaaGGCTGCAGATACTTTGGCTGTGAGGCAGAAACGGCGCATTTACGACATCACAAATGTTTTGGAAGGTATTGGACTTATTGAGAAGAAATCCAAAAACAGCATCCAGTGGAAGTAAGACAAACCTCTTTAGAGACTTATGGAATTGCACGCCTTATTGCATGTATTTTGTTCATAAAGTACTTTTAATATTGCGAACAAGTTGAAGTTTTTTAAAAAGCACTACTGATGATAAGAAAATGAATGATACTAAGCCAGAGTACAGTTTCAATATTTGTGATTCAGTATTCGAGCTCTGACCCATCAGATGAAGACCAATATGACTCAAGTTTTATAGTTATGACACAACAAGTGCCAATGAGTTCAACTTGGTTTATGTTATGAAATAGAACTTAAATATAATTTCTCTTGAGAGACATCTTTTTAATGTCAATACGTTTGTTtctatttgtgtgtgtcagggGTGTTGGTCCGGGTTGCAATACGCGAGAAATTGCAGACAAGCTAATAGATCTCAAATTGGAATTGGAGGATCTTGACCGGAGGGAGCATGAACTTGACCAGCAGAGAGATTGGGTTCAACAGAGCATCAAAAATGTGACTGACGACTCGCTTAATAGCCCATATCCTTCCAGTTACTACAAAGTTCTAATCCAAAACCTCTTTTGGGTTTAAAATGTGTCGGTCAAATGTGTAAATCCCTATTCATGTTTAGACATCTAGGTAGTTTGTTCGGGAATCTCTTTAAATAatctttttaagattttatgttTAAGTCTTTGTTTGCATTATGTCCTTAACCTGGCACACTCTGGCGTTTGTAACACATCAAGACCTCTGCAATTGCTTCAAAGGTTTGTTTACACATCCAAAACTGAACACATCTGTTATGTCACTACaacattactttttaaaagtgGTGCAGATATTTAATAGGTCAGAATAAACGTCTTTGACATGGACCCATCAGAAAAAGGAAAGTTATGTATGTTTAATGTTATGTAAAGCTGGCTGATGATATCAGTGTCTAAGAAAAATGTCTTGATAGTTTCAGTATAACATTGATCACCGCGtaactacaattttttttaatactgctgtcattttatataaatgatgtTCCTGCAATATTATTGTAAAGACACACCAATCAAAGTAACTTTGTGAAATTGATTAATTTCAAAGATTacaattttttgtaatttgtggTGCATCTCTAAATCGTATTTTCTATATACTTGTATTTCCACTAGGTGACACTCTCCTTGCTATCAGAGCTCCCTCAGGGACACAGCTAGAAGTTCCAGTGCCTGAATCTGTAAGTTCATTTGCATTCACTCACAAAATATTCATGTggtacatataaaaaaattattatcatGCTGCatgctaaaaaaaacatgtttttatttcagcatgTGAATGGACAGAAGAAATATCAGATTCATCTGAAGAGTTCTGCAGGGCCTATCGAGGTCCTCCTGGTGAATAAAGACCCCTCTAGCTCCTCCCCGGTTGTGCTGCCGGTCCCCCCGCCAGACGACATGCTTCAAAGCCTCTCCACCCCAGGTTCAGCTACCTCTGCTACTGATGCCTGCACCAAACCAGCAGCCAAGAGCACGGCATCTTCCGTATCAACCTGTCAGAGTCCCTCCACCACCACCACCGTCCCTCCAAGCACAACCACTGCCTCTACTGCAGCCACAGGTTATATGCCAACCAAATCTTTTTGAAATATGATGTCAGAAAAAGTTGGAAGTTTGTGGTGGTTGAGAAATTTTATGGTTTctgactttctttgtttttgactTAAGAAATCAATGTAGACATTTCAAGCAACTCCACTTCAGATACAACGGCCAATCAGACTTCTTCAGTAGACACCCAGCAGCTGCAGTCATCTGCCTCATTGGACAGCAGCTCTTCACTTCCTGATTCCTCAACTCTATTTGAACCAATTAAAACCGACGCTTCAGATtgtaagtgtgcattaatttcTTAATCACAAATTATTATTCAATTATATTCTAGAAGCCAACGCAAACTGATacagtttattttctctttttcttagTGCTGGACTTCCCCAAAGAGCTTTCAGAAATGTTTGATCCTAAAGGTGAGAACCTGTTTGCTGAACATGTGTACTCTGTAGCAACAAACTTGACATGTTGCCAAAATCCTCAAACCAATAAATTTCGGGATTTTATGTAAAAGGGGGGAACAGattgcttatattttttatttccttctTCCTCTATAGAAATCATGAGTACAGATTTGCTTGAAGAGCTGATGTCATCAGAAGGTAAAGCCAATCACGAATCAGGAAACCTGTATTTAATCTATTACTAAACATGAAATAGTACTTTTTGAATCTGTTGACATTTAAGTTTGTAACACAAATGTAATGTATCATATCAattatgtttgtattataaTGTAACCAATAAAATTAGTTTCACTAACCAATTAAATAATGACCCGTTTTAGAAACTGCGTTTGGTTGGTTTCTACAAATACATAGTGACATCATGGGTGCGATGTAAAGCAGAAAAGATGAACATAATCATTAATAACATTGCATGTGGTTATAAAGTTACATTGGTACAATACAtctcctctctcttcctcataGTTTTCTCTCCGCTACTTCGTCTGTCTCCACCTCCGGGTGATCATGACTACATCTATAACCTGGATGAGACCGAGGGCCTCTGTGACCTTTTTGACGTTCCAATTGCCAACCTTTGACCTCGGAAAACACCACGTTAAGAGTAGTGTATCTAAGAACTTTCCATCCCTTTTCAAGGGAGAAAAAGAAAAGCGTGACTCTGTGTCAGATCCATATGTATGATAAGCTGATTCTGTGTGTATATATTggttttttatatatgtatatttactCCTCACCCAAAGCGGGCGACTGAAAAGAAGCTTTCCTTGCAAAATTTATCTGACGTATGAAGCTTTATTAGTTTCCGCTTCAGTCATCTGATGAAGATATCAGACATCGATATGAAATCTTTGCTTATCTATTAAACAGGTCAttgttttatacaatttttGTATAGACACAAAGGAGGATTTCATGGTTATTACAAAAATAGACATAACTCACCAGCCAAGGTTAGTGGTTCAATGAAAGCCAGCTAGTCTTAACCAGCTTTTTTGTCTTCCTGTTTGAAAGTAGTACATTATCTTCGACCACACAAGTCTTTAATCAGGCTGTGGCATATTTACTGAACTCGCATACTGATTATTATAGAAAgcatatttctgtgtttgcaTCTATCATGATTATGCTTTTGAACAAAGCATGCCTCTACGTCTGGAGTCTAAAGAGTTTAAGCCAATTTGCAACAGCTTGTTGTCATCTTACAGCAAAAGACATCACTCTGGTGCAGACAGTTGAAGTAATTATACACTAATAACTAAAAAGAAAGCGTGTGTAGTTGAAAGATTGTAGGGTCAGTTGTGTGAAACCTTTACAACTGGTGCTATATAGCATAATATATTTATCATAGCATCAAGCTCTTAAGAACAAGCGAAGGAACATACTTGTGTGTTGGGTATACCATTCCTACTTTTTTTGTACTCTCATCAGGTGTGTTGAAACGTTAATCCCGTGTGACTCACAACAGCTAGTTTTCGgtgtttgtaatgcatttcaCAAAGAAAACCCTGTTTTCTCTGCATGTGCTACAATTTGTTTAGAGATGCCTATGAATTTACGCTGTGGAAAGGTCATGTCTTAAGCCCTGTACAAATGTTAAATTGGATGccaattattgatatttttgtattttgaaatgtagTCTCTCCGTGTTTTTCAGATCATCAAGTACATGTCTGTCCTAATCTCAACCcatttctgtatgtgtgtagat
This genomic window contains:
- the e2f4 gene encoding transcription factor E2F4 encodes the protein MDLETGRNELGAMGDALQPQTPSRHEKSLGLLTTKFVTLLQEAKDGVLDLKAAADTLAVRQKRRIYDITNVLEGIGLIEKKSKNSIQWKGVGPGCNTREIADKLIDLKLELEDLDRREHELDQQRDWVQQSIKNVTDDSLNSPLAFVTHQDLCNCFKGDTLLAIRAPSGTQLEVPVPESHVNGQKKYQIHLKSSAGPIEVLLVNKDPSSSSPVVLPVPPPDDMLQSLSTPGSATSATDACTKPAAKSTASSVSTCQSPSTTTTVPPSTTTASTAATEINVDISSNSTSDTTANQTSSVDTQQLQSSASLDSSSSLPDSSTLFEPIKTDASDLLDFPKELSEMFDPKEIMSTDLLEELMSSEVFSPLLRLSPPPGDHDYIYNLDETEGLCDLFDVPIANL